A DNA window from Stenotrophomonas sp. 57 contains the following coding sequences:
- a CDS encoding ParA family protein translates to MRIWAVANQKGGVGKTTTTLALGRGLAALGHRVLLIDLDPHASLSRAFGVPVDPPPAGVLELFGAPPADLSSLCHASSIQGLDYVCAQSALATLERRSANQPGLGLALQNALARHQGQHDYILLDCAPTLGLLMINALAAADRLIIPTQAEPLALHGLDGMVRTGEMVERSRRRPLPISILPTLFDRRTRAGNESLRTMQDRHGARVWEDAIPIDTRISNAAGLTLPSVGEDYPGRGLAAYRRALNWILGEDARVLEQAA, encoded by the coding sequence ATGCGCATCTGGGCAGTCGCCAACCAGAAGGGCGGAGTCGGCAAGACCACCACCACCCTCGCCCTCGGCCGCGGCCTGGCCGCCCTCGGCCATCGCGTGCTGCTGATCGATCTCGATCCCCATGCCTCGCTCAGCCGCGCCTTCGGCGTACCGGTGGACCCGCCGCCGGCCGGCGTGCTGGAACTGTTCGGCGCCCCGCCAGCAGATCTCTCCAGCCTGTGCCATGCCAGCAGCATCCAAGGGCTGGACTATGTCTGCGCGCAGTCGGCGCTGGCCACGCTGGAGCGCCGCAGCGCCAACCAGCCCGGCCTCGGCCTGGCCCTGCAGAACGCCTTGGCGCGCCACCAGGGCCAGCACGACTACATCCTGCTCGACTGCGCACCGACGCTGGGCCTGCTGATGATCAATGCACTGGCTGCGGCCGACCGCCTGATCATCCCGACGCAGGCCGAGCCGCTGGCCTTGCATGGCCTGGATGGCATGGTACGCACCGGCGAGATGGTCGAGCGCTCGCGCCGCCGTCCCCTGCCGATCTCGATCCTGCCGACCCTGTTCGACCGCCGCACGCGTGCCGGCAACGAATCGCTGCGCACCATGCAGGACCGTCACGGCGCACGCGTGTGGGAAGACGCAATTCCGATCGACACCCGCATCAGTAATGCCGCCGGCCTGACCCTGCCGAGCGTGGGCGAAGACTACCCGGGCCGTGGCCTGGCCGCCTATCGCCGCGCCCTGAACTGGATCCTCGGCGAGGATGCCCGCGTCCTGGAGCAGGCCGCATGA
- a CDS encoding chemotaxis protein CheW, with protein sequence MNSTGVLDDYLDELLGEAIVAPPPATPSPDSAGPCPASEVAPEREPTWDDLPAEVIYETDAVVAQPAADDAALEAAFNAASTPVTVTAAVTDTEREPTWDDLPAEVIYETGTVAPAEDPAALEAAFQAATAGSAGPRPASEAAAEREPTWDDLPDEVIYETDPADSHQLAHIDSPGLQAAFEAAAGGEDVPTPPPAVITPPAPRPVPAPAARSAVAPPPRVAVDAPAGNRPSSWQELQAQAHQPASSPHPQNRRAGERTSRWLRLRCGTQAYALELLKVQEVVLPVPLLPLRGTAPAMLGIMNLRGQVVPVMDLGLHLGAAAAEDDAQTRIVVLEEDGETIGLRVSAVEDVANLTDSQIEPPDTARICQISNDLFRGVARVSQRPMILLDATRLLS encoded by the coding sequence ATGAACAGCACCGGCGTACTGGACGATTACCTGGACGAGTTGCTGGGCGAAGCGATTGTGGCACCCCCGCCTGCCACGCCGTCACCCGATAGCGCCGGCCCCTGCCCGGCGAGCGAGGTAGCACCCGAGCGTGAGCCGACCTGGGACGACCTGCCCGCCGAAGTCATCTACGAGACGGACGCGGTCGTCGCACAGCCCGCTGCAGACGACGCAGCCCTGGAGGCCGCCTTCAACGCCGCATCGACGCCCGTGACCGTGACCGCGGCCGTGACCGACACGGAACGCGAGCCCACCTGGGACGACCTGCCCGCCGAAGTGATCTACGAAACAGGAACCGTCGCCCCAGCCGAGGACCCGGCCGCGCTGGAGGCCGCTTTCCAAGCCGCCACCGCCGGTAGCGCCGGGCCGCGCCCAGCGAGCGAAGCGGCCGCCGAACGCGAGCCGACCTGGGATGACCTGCCCGACGAAGTGATCTACGAGACCGACCCGGCCGACAGCCATCAGCTCGCCCACATTGACAGCCCGGGCCTGCAGGCGGCATTTGAAGCCGCGGCCGGTGGCGAGGACGTACCGACGCCGCCTCCGGCAGTCATCACGCCCCCGGCGCCGCGCCCCGTACCGGCCCCCGCCGCACGCAGCGCGGTCGCGCCGCCCCCACGGGTGGCCGTGGATGCCCCTGCCGGCAACCGCCCCAGCAGCTGGCAGGAGCTGCAGGCCCAGGCCCACCAGCCCGCCAGCAGCCCACACCCCCAGAACCGCCGCGCCGGCGAGCGCACCTCACGCTGGCTGCGCCTGCGCTGCGGCACCCAGGCCTACGCACTGGAGCTGCTGAAAGTGCAGGAAGTGGTGTTGCCGGTGCCGCTGCTGCCGTTGCGCGGCACCGCACCAGCGATGCTCGGCATCATGAACCTGCGCGGCCAGGTGGTACCGGTGATGGACCTCGGCCTGCACCTCGGCGCCGCGGCAGCGGAGGACGACGCCCAGACCCGCATCGTGGTACTGGAAGAGGACGGCGAGACCATCGGCCTGCGCGTGTCGGCAGTGGAAGACGTCGCCAACCTCACCGATTCGCAGATCGAACCGCCGGATACCGCCCGCATCTGCCAGATTTCGAACGACCTGTTCCGCGGCGTGGCACGCGTCAGCCAGCGGCCGATGATCCTGCTCGACGCCACCCGGCTGCTGAGCTGA
- a CDS encoding STAS domain-containing protein, with product MSTVELGEDLGIESSTELKNRLAPLVAQAGELTLDASQVARIHTAAVQVLCAFVQARREAGLGTGFHGCTATFRDAARLLGVTQALGLDVTHDNLKSVENAA from the coding sequence ATGAGCACTGTCGAACTGGGTGAGGATCTCGGCATCGAGAGCAGCACCGAGCTCAAGAACCGCCTCGCCCCGCTGGTGGCGCAGGCAGGCGAGCTGACCCTGGATGCAAGCCAGGTCGCCCGCATCCACACAGCCGCCGTGCAGGTGCTGTGTGCCTTCGTGCAGGCCCGCCGCGAGGCAGGCCTGGGCACCGGCTTCCACGGTTGCACCGCAACCTTCCGTGACGCCGCGCGCCTGCTGGGCGTCACCCAGGCCCTGGGCCTGGACGTAACCCATGACAACCTGAAATCTGTGGAGAACGCTGCATGA
- a CDS encoding response regulator codes for MSARILVVDDSASMRQMVSFALTSAGFAVEEAEDGAVALGRAKGQRFNAVVTDVNMPNMDGIALIRELRQLPDYKFTPLLMLTTESAADKKSEGKAAGATGWLVKPFNPEQLVATVQKVLG; via the coding sequence ATGAGCGCACGTATCTTGGTGGTGGACGATTCGGCGTCGATGCGCCAGATGGTTTCCTTCGCCCTCACCTCGGCCGGTTTTGCCGTCGAAGAAGCCGAAGACGGCGCGGTCGCGCTCGGTCGCGCCAAGGGCCAACGCTTCAATGCGGTGGTCACCGACGTCAACATGCCGAACATGGACGGCATCGCGCTGATCCGCGAACTGCGCCAGCTGCCGGACTACAAGTTCACCCCGCTGCTGATGCTGACCACCGAATCGGCCGCCGACAAGAAGTCCGAAGGCAAGGCCGCCGGCGCCACCGGCTGGCTGGTCAAGCCGTTCAATCCGGAACAGCTGGTCGCCACCGTGCAGAAAGTGCTGGGCTGA